From Coffea arabica cultivar ET-39 chromosome 2e, Coffea Arabica ET-39 HiFi, whole genome shotgun sequence, the proteins below share one genomic window:
- the LOC140036916 gene encoding probable serine/threonine-protein kinase PBL19 — translation MKCFHYFKDRTKSKEQRSAPILKCESKSDISAADRVSKSSCSATSERVAKSSGSTTSLRSVTELYEERAQNLRVFSFSELARATNNFNRLLKIGEGGFGSVYKGTIKPVGGKGDPIVVAIKKLNRDGFQGHKQWVAEVQFLGVVEHPNLVKLIGYCAVDGERGIQRLLVYEFMQNKSLEDHLFNRAYPALSWERRLQIVLEAAHGLAYLHEELEVQVIFRDFKASNVLLDEDFKPKLSDFGLAREGPTGEHTHVSTAVVGTYGYAAPDYIETGHLTAKSDVWSFGVVLYEILTGRRSLERDRPRPEQKLLDWVKQYPANSRKFGMIMDPRLGNQYSHSAAVAIARLADSCLVKSARDRPKMSEVVEKLKQIIHVSGELTSPDGSFKFVEDDPVDEKPPKKTGASESAKRRMAHLAKLGERVGGVSRRRFMIMQRQM, via the exons ATGAAGTGTTTTCATTACTTTAAGGATAGGACTAAGAGTAAGGAACAAAGATCAGCACCAATTTTAAAATGTGAGAGCAAATCTGATATTTCAGCAGCTGACAGGGTGTCCAAATCGTCATGTTCTGCCACTTCTGAGAGGGTTGCTAAGTCTTCTGGTTCAACCACTTCGCTCCGTAGTGTAACTGAATTGTATGAAGAGAGAGCTCAGAATTTGAGGGTCTTTTCATTCTCAGAGCTAGCTCGAGCCACCAATAATTTCAATAGGTTGCTTAAGATTGGAGAAGGAGGTTTTGGAAGCGTTTATAAAGGTACAATCAAGCCTGTTGGTGGAAAGGGTGACCCCATTGTTGTTGCTATTAAGAAACTTAACAGAGATGGCTTTCAG GGTCATAAGCAGTGGGTGGCAGAAGTGCAATTTCTGGGTGTCGTGGAGCATCCAAATCTTGTTAAACTTATTGGATATTGTGCTGTTGATGGAGAAAGAGGTATTCAGCGACTACTTGTGTACGAGTTCATGCAAAACAAAAGCCTGGAAGATCATCTATTCAATAGGGCCTATCCTGCTCTTTCTTGGGAAAGGAGACTGCAGATAGTGCTGGAAGCAGCTCATGGATTGGCTTACTTGCATGAAGAATTGGAAGTTCAG GTCATATTTCGAGATTTTAAGGCATCGAATGTGCTACTGGATGAGGACTTCAAGCCCAAGCTTTCAGACTTTGGGCTTGCCAGGGAAGGACCCACTGGTGAACACACTCATGTTTCTACAGCG GTTGTGGGTACATATGGATATGCAGCACCAGACTATATTGAGACGGGTCACCTGACAGCCAAGAGTGATGTTTGGAGCTTTGGTGTTGTGCTATACGAGATCTTAACTGGTAGGCGGTCACTAGAAAGAGATAGACCCAGGCCAGAGCAGAAGCTCTTGGATTGGGTAAAACAGTATCCTGCTAATAGCaggaaatttggaatgataatGGACCCAAGACTCGGAAATCAGTACTCTCATAGTGCAGCTGTAGCTATTGCCAGATTAGCTGATAGTTGTTTGGTAAAGAGTGCTAGGGACAGACCAAAGATGAGTGAAGTTGTAGAGAAGCTGAAGCAGATAATCCATGTATCAGGTGAACTAACTTCTCCTGATGGAAGTTTTAAGTTTGTTGAAGATGATCCAGTTGACGAGAAGCCACCAAAGAAGACGGGAGCTTCCGAATCAGCAAAAAGGAGGATGGCACATTTAGCAAAATTAGGTGAACGTGTTGGTGGAGTCAGTAGAAGAAGGTTTATGATAATGCAGAGGCAAATGTAG
- the LOC113732039 gene encoding uncharacterized protein isoform X2 has product MSATLRRLHTALLKVCLSSQLSLFPLTSHTLSTHCLQYLSLPFTTINSHFTYLSRTYSTTSFDGKDIIFIDQKFDFLEQFSPLGHLSNSPNTVINSKERRKIVIGLSRMIKQDQDSVLKGFSSRFCPYLLVEILKLFENREVSFAFFKLVFCDASEFIVQSCCIVAHVLAAEGLRLMAQDVLSCVISRIGECRSNELVEFMWREHSKYESDFSVLDSLMRVFVNADMGSQALKIWDRMREVRIRPSLSAVSIFFALLIRVGDYGSVWKLFRDMIQRGPCPNIFVYNVMILGFCRKGCVRTGESLLFLMRKYGCEPDVIAHNLLISAYCVRGWTSHALNWAHFMAESGCEPSTATFVTIINALCKEGNIVEARKMFEEMQEMGVSPGTVTYNALMDGYVKAREIGNYKYGREDDGNRFLRELSMMALIPDCSISDMSISGLCWAGRLDEALHLLKTMLEKGIPVSIIAINSLICAYSRAGLHEKAFEVYNIMTKFGLTPSASTSTSLLIGLTKVGKLQSARNLMDKMMQKEFPTNQVAFTVLLDGHFRKGDIMGAFSLWEEMGRRGMAPDAVAFSAFINGLSKANFVEDAYDWFIEMKRKGLVPNNYTYNSLIAGFCNCGKLDEALNLEKEMRQSGLLPDVFTMNIIINGFCRQGRMKSAIDTYMAMHHRGIIPDIVTYNTLISGYSKVFDMVNVDNLVNMMHASGWDPDITTYNIWIHGSCSSRRMNRAVMILNELVSSGIAPNTVTYNTLMNGVCNDILDRAMILTGKLLKMGFVPNIVTTNLLLSHLCKQGLPQRAWMWGQKLRQIEFEFDEITYKLLDRAYHDIHGDAKYVKGTAGKILFLDFLMYITYDYLCRNKLCSEKSDESFELLDYGTAGYSKTTCRVAL; this is encoded by the exons ATGTCTGCTACTTTGCGCCGTTTACACACAGCTCTGCTCAAGGTCTGTCTCTCTTCCCAACTTTCCCTCTTTCCCTTAACATCACACACTTTATCTACTCATTGCCTTCAATATCTCTCACTGCCCTTCACAACCATTAATTCCCATTTTACATATTTAAGTCGTACTTATTCTACTACCTCATTTGACGGTAAAGATATAATCTTTATTGACCAGAAGTTCGACTTTCTTGAACAATTTTCCCCTTTGGGGCACTTATCAAACTCACCAAACACTGTAATAAATTCGAAAGAACGGCGTAAAATTGTGATTGGGCTATCAAGAATGATTAAACAGGACCAAGATTCTGTATTAAAGGGATTTTCCAGTAGGTTTTGCCCCTATTTGCTTGTAGAAATCTTGAAATTATTTGAAAACCGCGAagtctcatttgcatttttCAAGTTGGTCTTCTGTGATGCTTCGGAATTCATAGTCCAGTCGTGTTGTATTGTCGCACATGTCTTGGCTGCTGAGGGGTTGAGGTTGATGGCACAGGATGTTCTCTCTTGTGTAATTAGTAGAATTGGTGAATGTAGGAGTAATGAGTTGGTAGAGTTTATGTGGAGAGAGCATAGCAAGTATGAGTCAGATTTCTCGGTTCTTGATTCTTTGATGAGGGTGTTTGTGAATGCAGATATGGGTTCCCAAGCATTGAAAATCTGGGATAGAATGAGGGAGGTCAGAATTAGACCAAGTTTATCAGCTGTTAGCATTTTCTTTGCGCTGCTAATTAGAGTTGGTGATTACGGTAGTGTATGGAAGTTATTTAGAGATATGATCCAAAGGGGACCTTGCCCGAATATTTTTGTGTATAATGTGATGATTCTTGGCTTTTGTAGAAAAGGGTGTGTTAGAACAGGAGAAAGCTTGTTGTTTTTGATGAGGAAGTATGGTTGTGAACCTGATGTTATTGCACATAATTTGCTAATAAGTGCATATTGTGTGAGAGGCTGGACATCTCATGCTCTGAATTGGGCGCATTTTATGGCGGAAAGCGGTTGTGAACCAAGCACTGCCACATTTGTTACAATTATTAATGCACTCTGCAAGGAGGGCAACATTGTAGAAGCAAGGAAAATGTTTGAAGAAATGCAAGAAATGGGTGTTTCACCAGGCACTGTGACATACAATGCTTTGATGGATGGCTATGTAAAGGCAAGAGAAATTG GAAACTACAAATATGGGAGGGAAGATGATGGCAACAGGTTCTTAAGGGAATTATCTATGATGGCTTTGATTCCTGATTGTTCAATATCTGACATGTCCATTTCAGGATTGTGTTGGGCAGGAAGGTTAGATGAGGCTTTGCACTTACTGAAGACTATGCTTGAGAAGGGCATACCTGTTAGCATAATTGCCATCAATTCGCTCATTTGTGCTTACAGCAGAGCAGGACTGCATGAGAAAGCTTTTGAAGTGTATAACATAATGACAAAATTTGGTCTTACTCCTTCTGCTTCCACATCTACTTCTCTGCTGATAGGTCTAACTAAAGTAGGGAAGCTTCAAAGTGCCAGAAACCTTATGGATAAGATGATGCAGAAAGAGTTTCCAACAAACCAAGTAGCTTTCACAGTGCTTCTGGATGGACATTTCAGAAAAGGGGATATCATGGGAGCTTTTAGCCTGTGGGAAGAGATGGGAAGGAGAGGGATGGCTCCTGATGCTGTTGCCTTTTCTGCCTTCATCAATGGACTTTCTAAGGCCAATTTTGTTGAAGATGCATATGATTGGTTTatagaaatgaaaagaaaaggacttGTGCCTAACAATTACACTTATAATTCTTTAATTGCTGGTTTTTGTAATTGTGGGAAATTGGACGAGGCATTGAACTTGGAAAAGGAGATGAGGCAAAGTGGGCTTCTTCCAGATGTCTTCACCATGAATATCATCATTAATGGGTTTTGTAGACAAGGAAGGATGAAATCAGCAATTGATACCTACATGGCAATGCACCACAGAGGGATAATTCCAGATATAGTTACTTACAATACTCTCATCAGTGGATATTCTAAGGTATTTGACATGGTGAATgtggataatcttgtaaataTGATGCATGCCAGTGGTTGGGACCCAGATATTACAACCTATAACATATGGATTCATGGTTCTTGTAGCAGCAGGAGAATGAACCGTGCTGTTATGATATTAAATGAGCTTGTTTCATCTGGAATAGCTCCAAATACAGTGACATACAACACTCTAATGAATGGTGTTTGCAACGATATATTGGATCGAGCAATGATTTTGACAGGAAAATTGCTTAAGATGGGGTTTGTCCCAAATATTGTTACGACTAATCTCCTGTTGTCTCATCTTTGCAAGCAAGGTTTACCTCAGAGGGCCTGGATGTGGGGGCAGAAGTTGAGGCAGATTgaatttgagtttgatgaaATAACGTACAAGCTATTGGACAGAGCATACCATGACATACATGGAGATGCTAAATATGTAAAAGGGACTGCAGGAAAGATcctttttctagattttcttaTGTACATTACCTATGACTACTTGTGCAGAAACAAGCTTTGCAGTGAAAAGAGTGATGAATCTTTTGAACTGCTGGATTATGGGACTGCAGGGTACTCAAAGACAACTTGCAGGGTAGCTTTGTAG
- the LOC113732039 gene encoding uncharacterized protein isoform X1, which produces MSATLRRLHTALLKVCLSSQLSLFPLTSHTLSTHCLQYLSLPFTTINSHFTYLSRTYSTTSFDGKDIIFIDQKFDFLEQFSPLGHLSNSPNTVINSKERRKIVIGLSRMIKQDQDSVLKGFSSRFCPYLLVEILKLFENREVSFAFFKLVFCDASEFIVQSCCIVAHVLAAEGLRLMAQDVLSCVISRIGECRSNELVEFMWREHSKYESDFSVLDSLMRVFVNADMGSQALKIWDRMREVRIRPSLSAVSIFFALLIRVGDYGSVWKLFRDMIQRGPCPNIFVYNVMILGFCRKGCVRTGESLLFLMRKYGCEPDVIAHNLLISAYCVRGWTSHALNWAHFMAESGCEPSTATFVTIINALCKEGNIVEARKMFEEMQEMGVSPGTVTYNALMDGYVKAREIGEANMLYEEMRNMRVAPDGITFNILVAGNYKYGREDDGNRFLRELSMMALIPDCSISDMSISGLCWAGRLDEALHLLKTMLEKGIPVSIIAINSLICAYSRAGLHEKAFEVYNIMTKFGLTPSASTSTSLLIGLTKVGKLQSARNLMDKMMQKEFPTNQVAFTVLLDGHFRKGDIMGAFSLWEEMGRRGMAPDAVAFSAFINGLSKANFVEDAYDWFIEMKRKGLVPNNYTYNSLIAGFCNCGKLDEALNLEKEMRQSGLLPDVFTMNIIINGFCRQGRMKSAIDTYMAMHHRGIIPDIVTYNTLISGYSKVFDMVNVDNLVNMMHASGWDPDITTYNIWIHGSCSSRRMNRAVMILNELVSSGIAPNTVTYNTLMNGVCNDILDRAMILTGKLLKMGFVPNIVTTNLLLSHLCKQGLPQRAWMWGQKLRQIEFEFDEITYKLLDRAYHDIHGDAKYVKGTAGKILFLDFLMYITYDYLCRNKLCSEKSDESFELLDYGTAGYSKTTCRVAL; this is translated from the coding sequence ATGTCTGCTACTTTGCGCCGTTTACACACAGCTCTGCTCAAGGTCTGTCTCTCTTCCCAACTTTCCCTCTTTCCCTTAACATCACACACTTTATCTACTCATTGCCTTCAATATCTCTCACTGCCCTTCACAACCATTAATTCCCATTTTACATATTTAAGTCGTACTTATTCTACTACCTCATTTGACGGTAAAGATATAATCTTTATTGACCAGAAGTTCGACTTTCTTGAACAATTTTCCCCTTTGGGGCACTTATCAAACTCACCAAACACTGTAATAAATTCGAAAGAACGGCGTAAAATTGTGATTGGGCTATCAAGAATGATTAAACAGGACCAAGATTCTGTATTAAAGGGATTTTCCAGTAGGTTTTGCCCCTATTTGCTTGTAGAAATCTTGAAATTATTTGAAAACCGCGAagtctcatttgcatttttCAAGTTGGTCTTCTGTGATGCTTCGGAATTCATAGTCCAGTCGTGTTGTATTGTCGCACATGTCTTGGCTGCTGAGGGGTTGAGGTTGATGGCACAGGATGTTCTCTCTTGTGTAATTAGTAGAATTGGTGAATGTAGGAGTAATGAGTTGGTAGAGTTTATGTGGAGAGAGCATAGCAAGTATGAGTCAGATTTCTCGGTTCTTGATTCTTTGATGAGGGTGTTTGTGAATGCAGATATGGGTTCCCAAGCATTGAAAATCTGGGATAGAATGAGGGAGGTCAGAATTAGACCAAGTTTATCAGCTGTTAGCATTTTCTTTGCGCTGCTAATTAGAGTTGGTGATTACGGTAGTGTATGGAAGTTATTTAGAGATATGATCCAAAGGGGACCTTGCCCGAATATTTTTGTGTATAATGTGATGATTCTTGGCTTTTGTAGAAAAGGGTGTGTTAGAACAGGAGAAAGCTTGTTGTTTTTGATGAGGAAGTATGGTTGTGAACCTGATGTTATTGCACATAATTTGCTAATAAGTGCATATTGTGTGAGAGGCTGGACATCTCATGCTCTGAATTGGGCGCATTTTATGGCGGAAAGCGGTTGTGAACCAAGCACTGCCACATTTGTTACAATTATTAATGCACTCTGCAAGGAGGGCAACATTGTAGAAGCAAGGAAAATGTTTGAAGAAATGCAAGAAATGGGTGTTTCACCAGGCACTGTGACATACAATGCTTTGATGGATGGCTATGTAAAGGCAAGAGAAATTGGTGAGGCTAATATGCTCTATGAGGAAATGCGGAATATGAGAGTTGCTCCTGATGGTATAACTTTTAACATTTTGGTTGCAGGAAACTACAAATATGGGAGGGAAGATGATGGCAACAGGTTCTTAAGGGAATTATCTATGATGGCTTTGATTCCTGATTGTTCAATATCTGACATGTCCATTTCAGGATTGTGTTGGGCAGGAAGGTTAGATGAGGCTTTGCACTTACTGAAGACTATGCTTGAGAAGGGCATACCTGTTAGCATAATTGCCATCAATTCGCTCATTTGTGCTTACAGCAGAGCAGGACTGCATGAGAAAGCTTTTGAAGTGTATAACATAATGACAAAATTTGGTCTTACTCCTTCTGCTTCCACATCTACTTCTCTGCTGATAGGTCTAACTAAAGTAGGGAAGCTTCAAAGTGCCAGAAACCTTATGGATAAGATGATGCAGAAAGAGTTTCCAACAAACCAAGTAGCTTTCACAGTGCTTCTGGATGGACATTTCAGAAAAGGGGATATCATGGGAGCTTTTAGCCTGTGGGAAGAGATGGGAAGGAGAGGGATGGCTCCTGATGCTGTTGCCTTTTCTGCCTTCATCAATGGACTTTCTAAGGCCAATTTTGTTGAAGATGCATATGATTGGTTTatagaaatgaaaagaaaaggacttGTGCCTAACAATTACACTTATAATTCTTTAATTGCTGGTTTTTGTAATTGTGGGAAATTGGACGAGGCATTGAACTTGGAAAAGGAGATGAGGCAAAGTGGGCTTCTTCCAGATGTCTTCACCATGAATATCATCATTAATGGGTTTTGTAGACAAGGAAGGATGAAATCAGCAATTGATACCTACATGGCAATGCACCACAGAGGGATAATTCCAGATATAGTTACTTACAATACTCTCATCAGTGGATATTCTAAGGTATTTGACATGGTGAATgtggataatcttgtaaataTGATGCATGCCAGTGGTTGGGACCCAGATATTACAACCTATAACATATGGATTCATGGTTCTTGTAGCAGCAGGAGAATGAACCGTGCTGTTATGATATTAAATGAGCTTGTTTCATCTGGAATAGCTCCAAATACAGTGACATACAACACTCTAATGAATGGTGTTTGCAACGATATATTGGATCGAGCAATGATTTTGACAGGAAAATTGCTTAAGATGGGGTTTGTCCCAAATATTGTTACGACTAATCTCCTGTTGTCTCATCTTTGCAAGCAAGGTTTACCTCAGAGGGCCTGGATGTGGGGGCAGAAGTTGAGGCAGATTgaatttgagtttgatgaaATAACGTACAAGCTATTGGACAGAGCATACCATGACATACATGGAGATGCTAAATATGTAAAAGGGACTGCAGGAAAGATcctttttctagattttcttaTGTACATTACCTATGACTACTTGTGCAGAAACAAGCTTTGCAGTGAAAAGAGTGATGAATCTTTTGAACTGCTGGATTATGGGACTGCAGGGTACTCAAAGACAACTTGCAGGGTAGCTTTGTAG
- the LOC113732041 gene encoding FCS-Like Zinc finger 3 gives MKSAALYFAGCDEQPHFLDSCFLCNRPLAPNSDIFMYRGNTPFCSQECRQEQIEIDEANERRWNRSSNTNRKTADSRKESNEGVRTGAVAVA, from the exons ATGAAGTCAGCTGCACTTTACTTTGCTGGCTGTGATGAGCAACCCCATTTTcttgattcttgttttctttgcaACAGACCTCTGGCTCCTAACAGTGACATCTTCATGTACAG AGGGAATACTCCATTTTGTAGCCAGGAGTGCAGGCAAGAGCAGATAGAGATAGATGAGGCTAATGAGAGAAGATGGAACAGATCATCAAACACCAACAGAAAAACAGCTGATTCTAGGAAAGAATCTAATGAAGGTGTAAGGACTGGTGCAGTTGCAGTGGCCTAA